Genomic DNA from Theropithecus gelada isolate Dixy chromosome 1, Tgel_1.0, whole genome shotgun sequence:
GTTTGTGGCAGGTGGCCTTCCACATCCAACCCTACAAGGGCCGGGATGACATCACTGTACATGACAACATCAAGTACATCATTGACACGTAAGGCTGTTCTGGGGGCTGGGATTTCGGTGGGGATCAAAATGGAGGTAGGGATAGGTTTGGAGGGGCAGGTCAAGAGACACAGGGCATAATGTCTGTGTTCCCAGCAGCTGTTTTATAGTAGGAGAGTACTGGGCCTAAAGTCAGGCAGCCTGGGTTTCAATTCCTGTTCTGTGGCTTCTAATCTGTGATGAGGCAAGCCTCGTAACCTTGGAGTCTTGTGAGAATCACACAagttaatatatgtgaaagtgACTTCTACAATGTAGGcacctcatttattcattcaaaaagtattgaatgaaggccaggcgcggtggctcacgcctgtaatcccagcactttgggaggctgaggcaggtagatcatgaggtcaggagtttgagaccagcctgactaacatggtgaaaccccgtctctactaaaaataaaaaaattagccaggcatggtggtgcacacctgtaatcccagctagtcaggaggctgaggcaggaaaatcacttgaatctgggaggcagaggttgcagtgagccaagatcacaccactgcactccagcctgggtgacagagcaagactgagtctcaaaaataaataagtaagtattgaatgaggctgggtgtggtggctcatgcctgtaatgccagtgctttttttttttttttttcctttctttttttgagacagaatctcactgttgctcaggctggagtgcagtggcacaatcttggctcactgNagacagaatctcactgttgctcaggctggagtgcagtggcacaatcttggctcactgcaacctctgtctcccgggttcaagtgattctcctgcctcagcctcccgagtagctgggattacaggtgcccgccaccacgcccagctaacttttgtatttttgtatctttacctgggcgtggtgatgtacacctatggtcccagctacttgggggagctgaggtgagtggatcacttgagctcaggagtttgaggttgcagtgaactatgatggcaccactttactccagcctggggtttcaccatgttggccaggctgatcttgaactcctgacctcagatgatctgcccacctcaacctcccaaagtgttgggattacaggtgtgaaccatcgcacccggcctcccagggctttgggaggcagaggtgggaggattgattgcttgaggccaggagtttgagaccagcctaggcaacaaagcaagacctcatctctactgaaaaaaaaaattagctgggcatagcaatgcatgcctgtagtcctaggtacttggaaggcagaggtgggaggatcacttgagcccagaagttcaaggttacagtgagccatgattataccactgcattccagctgagaacagagcaagactctgtctcttaaaaaaaaaagagtattgagTGCCTACATGTGTCCAGGCATTGTCTTAAGCCCAGCTGTACAGTAATGGGTAGGACTAGCAAAGTTTCTAATTTCATGTTTACTTTCTAGTGTATGTTGCAGGTATTGTGGAGCAGACAGTAACTAAATGGGAAAAATCAAACTGATCTATACAGGATTTTGTGCTAGAGTATGCCCAAGAAACTACGTAAGAATGGGTAGTCAGGTCAGGTGAGTCTGAAGAGAAAACAGGTGAGCTAACACCTGAATGAGCagtcagggctgggtgtggtggctcacacctgtaatcccagcactttgggaggctgaggtgggagttatcacttgaggtcaggagtttgagaccagcttgggcaacatggggagactcccatctctacaaaatcttttttaaaaaattagctgggcatggtgatgcatgcttgtggtcccagctatttgggggggctgaggtgagtggatcacttgagcccaggagtttgaggttgcagtgagctatgatggcaccactgtactccagcctgggcgatacagtgagactctgtcttaagaatattaaaaaaaaaaaaaaaaaaaaagccaggcgcggtggctcatgcctgtaatcccaacactttgggaggctgaggcgggtggattgcctgaggtcaggagttcaagaccatcctagccaacatggtgaaacaccatctctgttaaaaatacaaaaattagccaggtgtggtgacgggtgcctctaattccagttacttgagaggctgaggcaggtgaatcgcttgaaccccaggaggtggaggttgcagagagctgagatcatccactgcactccagctctgagcaacagagcaagactctgtctcaaaaaaaaaaaaaaaaaaagtagtaagaagaaaaaagaaaaagggtcagCTCTGCAAAGATCCGGAGGCAGGGAGAAAATTCCAAGCAGAGGGCTGGCAGATGCTAGGCCCATAAGATGAAACAAGCTTGCATGATACGTGACAGCCGGATAGAAAGGCCAGATGGGGAGTAATAGGTGGGTAAAGAGCAGGAATGGGGTAGGCAAGGCCAGATCAAGTAGGTGGGAATAATGAATGGATTTTACGGAGGCAGGATGGAAGCCTGGAGACCAGTTGTTGCAATCCAGATGAAAGATGGTAGTGGCTTGGCTAAGGGTAGGGAAGTGAGGCTTAGGAATGACAactggggagaggaaggaggggaacGAGGTTCTTGCTTAGAGGCATGATGAGTCCAACTGTGGAGACTGACTGGCTCCAAAACTGGGCTGTGTGGCATCCAGATCTCATCCACGGCAGGTCCTACAGTTGGTGCTGGTCTCTCCCATCCAGCTGaggctcttctttctctttctcaggtaTGGCTCCCATGGTGCATTTTACCGctataagaacagcatggggaagagCCTCCCACTCTTTTATATCTACGACTCATACCTGACGTCCCCTGAGGCCTGGGCCCACCTCCTGACACCAAACGGGCCCCACTCAATCCGCAACACGCCCTATGATGGGGTCTTCATAGCGCTGCTGGTGGAGGAGGGTCACACCCACGACATCCTGGCCGCCGGATTTGACGGCATGTACACCTACTTTGCCTCCAATGGTTTCTCCTTTGGTTCTTCCCATCAGAACTGGAAAGCTGTGAAGAACTTTTGTGATGCCAACAACCTCATGTTCATCCCCAGTGTGGGGCCTGGCTACATAGACACCAGCATTCGGCCCTGGAACAACCACAATACGCGCAACAGGGTCAATGGCAAGTACTATGAGACGGCCCTGCAGGCGGCCCTGACGGTGAGGCCCGAGATCGTCTCCATCACCTCCTTCAATGAGTGGCACGAGGGCACCCAGATTGAGAAGGCCATTCCCAAGAAGACACCCACCCGCCTGTATCTGGACTACCTGCCTCACCAGCCCAGCCTGTACCTGGAGCTGACCCGCCGCTGGGCAGAGCACTTCATCAAAGAgaaggagcagtggctcatgtgaGGGGCCTGTAAACAGGGACGTGAGGAGCTGATGTCCTTGCCTTGCTGGAAGATGTCACCACGTGGGGTTCAGCTGAGGTTGTAGGCACTCACTCATTCCCAGGTCAGAGGTCAGCAGCTAGGTGCTTCTGGGTGGGCTGTCAGGCCTGGGCCTGTGCAGCACAGAGACCATTCCTCAGGCGAGTGGTGCTGGGGTGCTCTGCGGTGATGGGAATGGCAGAGGCTGGCAGGTGACTGAACTTAGCCCAGGGCAGCTCCACGTTCCGGTAACACTTTCATGTAACCCCTTCTAATTTTGAACTCTGCAGCAGGCCGGTGCTGTGTAGTGGCCACCCACTCACCACCCTTGGAAGGGTGTCAGGGTCTGGGCTCGCATGTGCCCTGCTCCCTTCTGCCAGTCTGCgtcctctcctcaggcctccttcTCACATCATCTGTCTTCTCTAAGTTAGGGAACCATATTTGAGACTTTCAAAAAGGGAACTTCTAGGTTTAAGCTCCTCCCAGTAGATTCCTGAACCCAATTATCAGGAAATCATCCTGAGCACTCACAGGTTCATGTAACACTCACTCATCAAGCACCTTCctatgtgctaggtgctggggaaaaCTTGACCAAGGAAGAGTTCCTGTCCTGAAGCTTCCAGGACCCAGCTTTCCTTATCTGGTGTGGCCTTGTAGCTAGTGCCTGGGcacagttgtttttctttttgcagttttACCTAGTGCTGGGCATTCAGTTCTTTCTCCTCTAAAAAAATACCTCTGTGCTCCAGAGCCTCATTTTTCCCAGATGCATATTTAGCTCCAGGGAGAGGACTAGGAGGAAACCCCCTCCCTTTAGCTGCCTGAACTGACTGAGGCCCACTCACTAGAGCCATGTTCAGTGCTACTGTGATTTGTAGTAATTAAATATGAACTGGTATTCTCAAGTAAGCATTCCTTTTGCTCTCTTTAAGACCTCACAAATTCTGACCTTAGATTCTGTGACAAACTGACATATGAGTTGGGCTGGCTATGGCTTTACCACAAGTAGGTTTGCTTAAGAAATTACtaacaaggccgggcacggtggctcatgcctgtaatcccagcactttgggaggctgaggcgggtggatcacctgaggtcaggagttcgagaccagcctggccaacatggtgaaaccccggccctactaaaaacaccaaaattagctgggtgtggtgctgggtgcctgtaatcccagctacttgggagactgaggcaggagaattgcttgaacctgggaggccaagggtgcagtgagccaatgtggcaccactggactccagcctgggcaagagcaagactgtctcaaaaaaaacaaaaaacaaaaaaaggaaaacaaattactAAACAAGATTTCTAGAGGGAATTAACAAACCAGTGCTTATTTACAAATAAACGAATATGCTAATTGCAGGCACCCTGATTAAAGTAGGCCCCTCCCTGTTAAC
This window encodes:
- the MANEAL gene encoding glycoprotein endo-alpha-1,2-mannosidase-like protein isoform X1, translated to MARRRRRACIALFLVLLFAFGTLMGLRTLKAPDGLPALGPGLELAPFERRPEAAPAPAARAPAAPAAPPPPPPPPRTADPGGSPGPAPAEAEPAPGQSLSVYSDLHAFYYSWYGSPRREGHYIHWDHVMVPHWDPKISASYPRGRHSPPDDLGSSFYPELGPYSSRDPEVLREHMTQLKEAAIGVLVLSWYPPGMADDNGEPSDDLVPAILDTAHQYSIQVAFHIQPYKGRDDITVHDNIKYIIDTYGSHGAFYRYKNSMGKSLPLFYIYDSYLTSPEAWAHLLTPNGPHSIRNTPYDGVFIALLVEEGHTHDILAAGFDGMYTYFASNGFSFGSSHQNWKAVKNFCDANNLMFIPSVGPGYIDTSIRPWNNHNTRNRVNGKYYETALQAALTVRPEIVSITSFNEWHEGTQIEKAIPKKTPTRLYLDYLPHQPSLYLELTRRWAEHFIKEKEQWLM
- the MANEAL gene encoding glycoprotein endo-alpha-1,2-mannosidase-like protein isoform X3, whose product is MIMESPRMTWCPPFWTPPISTASRYGSHGAFYRYKNSMGKSLPLFYIYDSYLTSPEAWAHLLTPNGPHSIRNTPYDGVFIALLVEEGHTHDILAAGFDGMYTYFASNGFSFGSSHQNWKAVKNFCDANNLMFIPSVGPGYIDTSIRPWNNHNTRNRVNGKYYETALQAALTVRPEIVSITSFNEWHEGTQIEKAIPKKTPTRLYLDYLPHQPSLYLELTRRWAEHFIKEKEQWLM